A region from the Rhodothermus sp. genome encodes:
- a CDS encoding BCAM0308 family protein: MFRSSHGRKDRMLKQRRRDAYWEHQKWPEPTRCPDCGAVFVSGRWTWEEVGEAVHETRCPACRRAADRYPAGYVELTGAFLSAHQEEILNLIHNLEAQEKQIRPLERILQLDVQNGRCYVTTTGVHLARRIGEALARAYQGKLNFAYADGDRVIRVHWRRD; the protein is encoded by the coding sequence ATGTTTCGCAGCAGCCATGGCCGAAAGGATCGGATGCTGAAACAGCGTCGGCGGGATGCCTACTGGGAGCATCAAAAATGGCCGGAGCCCACGCGCTGCCCGGACTGCGGCGCTGTGTTCGTGTCTGGTAGATGGACGTGGGAAGAAGTGGGCGAGGCCGTACATGAGACGCGGTGTCCGGCCTGCCGACGTGCAGCCGATCGCTATCCGGCCGGCTACGTGGAGCTGACAGGGGCGTTTTTAAGCGCGCATCAGGAGGAAATCCTGAACCTGATCCACAACCTGGAAGCGCAGGAAAAGCAGATCCGTCCGCTGGAGCGCATTCTGCAACTTGATGTGCAGAACGGACGCTGCTATGTAACGACCACCGGCGTACATCTGGCCCGGCGCATCGGTGAAGCCCTGGCTCGGGCCTACCAGGGCAAACTGAACTTTGCCTATGCCGATGGTGACCGCGTCATTCGGGTCCACTGGCGACGTGACTGA
- the malQ gene encoding 4-alpha-glucanotransferase — MHGLPRSSGILLHPTSLPGPFGIGDLGPSAYRFVDFLVAAGQRLWQMLPLVPVGLGFSPYASPSTFAGNPLLISPERLVEAGLLQTDDIASPPDFPEDRVDYDWVIVYKQHLLEKAYATFEAHPDRVDETDFWLFCEKQAFWLDDYALFMALKEAHGGAVWTEWPPELARRDPGALHHARQKLARSFRKHQFWQYLFHRQWMDLRAYCHAHGIRLMGDIPIYVAHDSADVWANPHLFHLDEHGHPTVVAGVPPDYFSETGQRWGNPLYRWEVSRETGHHWWTQRFAVLLEKVDLIRLDHFRGFAAYWEIPAAEPTAVNGRWVPGPGAEFFETIQHKLGPLPLVAENLGVITPDVTELMERFGFPGMAVLQFAFDDDATSTFLPHNYVRNLVAYTGTHDNDTIVGWWRGENKTTLPPEVVARARAYARAYLDLDRKREREIHWTCIRALMASVAELVVFPMQDVLGLGSEARMNTPGTTGPHNWSWRLRADQLRPDVAERLRSLTEIYGRLLPDP, encoded by the coding sequence GGTATTCTGCTTCATCCGACTTCGCTTCCGGGACCTTTTGGCATCGGCGATCTGGGGCCGTCTGCCTATCGGTTTGTTGACTTTCTGGTTGCCGCCGGACAGCGTCTCTGGCAGATGCTTCCGTTGGTACCGGTGGGCCTGGGTTTTTCTCCCTATGCCAGTCCTTCCACATTTGCTGGCAATCCGCTGCTGATCAGTCCGGAACGTCTGGTTGAAGCAGGTCTGCTGCAGACCGACGACATTGCCTCACCTCCTGACTTTCCCGAAGACCGTGTGGACTACGACTGGGTTATTGTCTATAAGCAGCATCTGCTGGAGAAGGCTTACGCCACGTTTGAGGCACATCCGGATCGGGTAGATGAGACCGATTTCTGGCTTTTCTGCGAAAAGCAGGCCTTCTGGCTTGACGATTATGCGCTCTTCATGGCGCTCAAAGAGGCACACGGGGGAGCTGTCTGGACCGAATGGCCCCCCGAGCTGGCCCGCCGTGATCCCGGCGCTCTGCATCACGCTCGTCAGAAGCTGGCCCGCTCCTTCCGAAAGCACCAGTTCTGGCAGTACCTTTTCCACAGGCAGTGGATGGATCTGCGGGCCTATTGCCATGCACACGGCATCCGGCTGATGGGCGATATTCCGATCTATGTGGCACACGACAGCGCTGACGTGTGGGCTAATCCCCACCTGTTTCATCTGGACGAACACGGCCATCCCACCGTGGTAGCCGGTGTGCCTCCCGATTACTTCAGCGAAACGGGCCAGCGCTGGGGCAACCCGCTTTATCGGTGGGAGGTCTCCCGTGAAACGGGCCACCACTGGTGGACGCAGCGCTTTGCGGTCCTGCTGGAAAAGGTGGATCTGATCCGTCTGGACCACTTCCGGGGCTTTGCGGCCTACTGGGAGATTCCCGCCGCGGAACCCACCGCTGTCAACGGGCGCTGGGTACCCGGTCCTGGTGCTGAGTTTTTTGAGACGATTCAGCACAAACTCGGACCGCTTCCGCTCGTCGCCGAAAACCTCGGGGTCATTACGCCCGACGTCACCGAGCTCATGGAACGCTTTGGCTTTCCCGGCATGGCCGTGCTTCAGTTTGCCTTCGACGATGACGCCACCTCTACCTTTCTACCACACAACTATGTCCGCAACCTCGTAGCCTACACTGGCACGCACGACAACGACACGATCGTGGGCTGGTGGCGTGGAGAGAACAAAACCACGCTACCTCCAGAGGTGGTGGCCCGTGCCAGAGCATATGCCCGTGCCTATCTGGACCTGGACCGCAAGCGTGAGCGCGAAATCCACTGGACCTGTATTCGGGCGCTGATGGCCTCGGTAGCTGAGCTGGTCGTGTTTCCGATGCAGGACGTACTGGGGCTGGGTAGCGAAGCGCGCATGAACACTCCAGGCACCACCGGTCCCCATAACTGGTCCTGGCGCTTGCGTGCGGACCAGCTCCGCCCGGACGTGGCCGAGCGTCTTCGCTCCCTCACCGAAATCTATGGCCGTCTGCTGCCTGACCCGTGA